In Cydia fagiglandana chromosome 23, ilCydFagi1.1, whole genome shotgun sequence, the genomic window ttcaatttcaattagcCTTTATTTCTGATACTTAGTATCTAGTtacatgtatacatatattttaccaTGCATTTCTTATCTAGCTTACTATTTTTAACATGCAAACCATTTCGTGTATTACAttgcttgataattttaaaatttatattaatttgagTATCTATTGCTTCAGAATAGAcacaaattcaatttatttatataagtagttaATTTATTTGGCACATTTATTAGATATTTCAATTCTTAATTCATTTTTACTAGTACGCATAATACTcatttgattatttaaatttaagttatagttagtatatttaattattatcgatttattttattacactagATGCAATTTATGTTTCCAATattgtatgaattttaatttcaattttaatgcATTTAATTAATAGCtatattttatctttataatttaaattacatgTTCATTCAGTGACATCGGTATCTTTGGTATCAGCTTGCCCCtttggcataggcctcccctagTGCTTGCCATAGCTTTCTGTTTGCGGCTTTTCTCCTCCATGTTTTGCCGGCTGTTTCCATAATCTCATCTTCCCATCTCTTCCTCTGCCGTCCTCTCCTTCTTTTCCCATCTCTTGGGTACCACATTATGATATCCTTAGACCATTTGTTCTTCTGGTTTCTTATAGTGTGTCCAGTCCAGTTCCATTTGAGTTTCATCACCGTATATGTTACATCTGCAACTTTAGTTTTACTTCTTATATTGGTTAGTCTGACTCGGTCCCTTaactttatatttaaaatgCTTCTCTCCATGTTATTTTGACATACTTGCAGTGCTTTTTTATGCTTTTCGGTGAAAGTAGGGCTTACTTCACTCAAATTATGAATTTTTAAGGCTCTATAAGATTCATAAAACTTCTCTTCAAACCAGTAATGGGGGTCGGCTGTCATACTGTATCCGGCaaaggaaaaaaaaagaaatcaaaCTAAAGTTTACTGTGCAGTTAAAATCTGTTATATTGTAAACATCCTTAGTTGATGATGTCACTACCCGCCCTTAATATTGTGGATATTTCTATCATCCTCATCAGAAACGCCGGCATTGACGTCATCGGCAACACGTTCATATGCAACGTCACGCGTCTTCAGCAAAGGCGGCATGGCGCGGGATAACACCTCCTGCGGGTCCGATCTGGAATGGCAATGAGGCCAATGAGAAATCATTTATTGCTTAGTGCTTACATCTTTGTCCACGCAGgaaagcttttatcgctgactgtacttttctttctacTTGTAACTAATAGTcatcgttttttttatttttttattatgaatgggcttactcatggccacagactagccgaggcgtagacgtggcctacgatggagcgagctcgcccagaaggtgcctgttcactcttgatttgaaggttgccgggttataagaacacggaaatatagacgccggcaaggaattccattccttggcagtgcgcataaggaaagtagaagcaaagcgcttcgtgcgaattggtggaatatctaccaagtaaggatggaaaccggccgtgcgtctaaaagtccgatggtagaatggggacggtggaataagctcgtgtagctcttgggcacactccccgaagtgcaacctgtagaataccgacaggctggcgactttccgccgatgggccaaagactgaagcttagccgttagcttcttgtcgccaatcatcctcctggctctgcgctccactgagtccaaagcggcgagttggtatttagctgagccatcccacaggtggctgcaatactccatacacgaccggacttgagctttgtaaagtgttagaagctgtccaggtgtgaagtatcgcttcaccttatttaggacgcccagctttctggccgcagtttgtgctttagactcaatgaagctgccgaagctgaggactgaactcagctccatgccgaggagttccaggctgtcggcaataggtacagatgcaccccggaaagaaggagtcaggtcgaatggactccgttttgcggaaaatagacacgtctgcgttttggaggcattgaacgtgaccagattgtcatcaccccactgggaaacgagactaagggtcaagttcattcgctcaaccatggcctctctctgtgaacgtatatcctccctgctgtcccctgcactagccaaatatctctcaacaaccgtactgtcatctgcataacctacaatgctgggttgcagcatgtcgttaatgtggagcaggaaaagggttgcggagagaacagacccctgaggaacaccggcgtcaatggccatgaggtctgaagagcagccatcaataactactctgacgtgttgcctctttgtcaAACTTATACGTACGAATTTATTAGTGTGGCAGAGAGGtgacacgtcgaacgtggttcgcggtaggccctctgttttgaAATACCTCCAACGACATCCcacttagaccaagaaaagtctacagcaattttgatagcccacgcagggctaatgttattttaaacgttaaacttctataaattatgacgtataaataacacttgcactgcgtgggctatcaagagTCTGCAGACTTCTCTTTGTCGGGTTTATGTTTGAttccggaaccctaaaaagatttgtGTAAGTCGAAGGTGTGACCAACCTGGATACGTCCTTCATCTGAGCCACGCAGTACTCCTTGGGTGGAGAGAAGACGCACAGGGTCTTTTTGGAGGACGGTGTCTGGTATTCGCGGATGGAGGACTCGGCCGAGTGTTGCGAGTCACCCATATCACCCGGCCGTCCCTTCGGTACCTACTCACataaatataagtatattaatgttgatacttaatttatatacattacattatttattatattataggcGGACATACCACGCTGCGCTCTAGGACTCAAATAATAAGcgtagctcggaaagcggcTAAGTTAAAATGGGAGTGGGCTGGCGATGTCTGCggtgtctgccgaatgccggacgATTTGTGGGCCATGTTAACCACAAGTCTAACCGGGGATCCAGCAGATCCCGtaggcgatggcgggataacttggattCCTTTTTGAGAGGCTGACCAGATATAGCACTAAACAGGGACGAGTAGaaaaagaggggggaggcctttgcccagcaat contains:
- the LOC134675771 gene encoding uncharacterized protein LOC134675771; this encodes MCIYYTGLVMSLLTVSVCEISGDLRPVKTVSRNYYDDTTREVFGKQLEKPESVEDVEVVSKNAIAKLEAQANNVPKGRPGDMGDSQHSAESSIREYQTPSSKKTLCVFSPPKEYCVAQMKDVSRSDPQEVLSRAMPPLLKTRDVAYERVADDVNAGVSDEDDRNIHNIKGG